A window of the Nitrosococcus wardiae genome harbors these coding sequences:
- a CDS encoding TIGR04290 family methyltransferase: MEKRAAEPESIQKKIDSLAPWFHNLHLPNGIQTAPEHFLGDFPAYKWQELAIGLPDNLAGWTALDVGCNAGFYSFELARRGAYVTAIDSNAHYLRQARWAAEQFGLAEQIQFCQRQVYDLAGDTDSYDLVLFLGVMYHLRYPLLGLDIVTQKARRLFCFQSMTLPGTEVFSGTDGRRFDERELLCDAGWPKMAFIEGRFADDPTNWWVPNHACIEAMLRTCGMQVVSHPGHELYICKPDPSTPGCAQGWNRHEYETAIGHERRASKQCFFSGEESDDW; this comes from the coding sequence ATGGAGAAGCGCGCTGCAGAACCGGAGTCGATCCAAAAGAAGATCGATTCCCTAGCCCCCTGGTTCCATAATCTACATCTACCGAATGGTATTCAGACGGCACCCGAACACTTTCTCGGCGATTTCCCCGCCTATAAATGGCAGGAACTGGCTATTGGACTGCCAGATAATTTAGCTGGCTGGACCGCGCTGGATGTAGGTTGTAATGCCGGCTTTTACAGTTTTGAATTGGCGCGCCGTGGAGCTTATGTGACAGCCATCGATAGCAATGCTCATTACCTGCGCCAGGCTAGGTGGGCGGCGGAGCAGTTTGGGCTTGCTGAACAGATCCAGTTTTGCCAAAGACAAGTCTACGATTTGGCCGGTGACACAGACTCTTATGATCTAGTTCTCTTTCTTGGGGTAATGTATCACTTGCGCTATCCTCTGCTTGGTTTAGATATCGTGACTCAAAAGGCCCGCCGGCTCTTCTGTTTCCAAAGTATGACCCTGCCGGGAACGGAAGTATTCTCTGGTACAGATGGCCGTCGTTTCGATGAGCGCGAACTTCTGTGCGATGCGGGTTGGCCCAAGATGGCTTTCATCGAGGGCCGTTTCGCAGATGATCCTACTAATTGGTGGGTTCCTAACCATGCCTGTATCGAAGCCATGCTTCGTACCTGCGGCATGCAGGTCGTTTCCCACCCAGGACATGAACTTTATATCTGCAAGCCTGATCCAAGCACGCCCGGTTGTGCCCAAGGTTGGAACCGACACGAGTATGAAACCGCTATAGGTCACGAGCGGCGTGCTTCCAAGCAATGTTTTTTCTCCGGCGAAGAGTCCGATGATTGGTAG
- a CDS encoding histidine phosphatase family protein, whose amino-acid sequence MTLFLCVRHGETNVLGRVLTGREPGVHLNAQGWRQARQLAERLRNVPLQALCTSPLERAQETAQPLADECGLNTRIVPEINEIDYGDWQGYSIEELAANPYWTEYNRYRGLYRVPGGESLAEVQLRMAQGLERLRGEYPEGSVVLISHSDPLKTLFAYLLGIPLDFITRFEIDPASISAVEIGTSTPRVLCLNHRDNLSFLRHGEK is encoded by the coding sequence ATGACACTGTTTCTTTGTGTGCGTCATGGGGAAACCAATGTTCTGGGCCGCGTTCTGACTGGCCGCGAACCGGGTGTGCATCTCAATGCCCAGGGATGGAGGCAAGCGAGGCAATTAGCTGAGCGCTTGCGGAATGTTCCCCTGCAGGCTCTTTGTACAAGTCCCTTGGAGCGGGCTCAAGAAACTGCCCAGCCTCTGGCTGATGAGTGCGGGCTAAACACTCGTATCGTCCCTGAGATTAACGAAATCGATTATGGCGATTGGCAGGGCTATTCTATTGAGGAATTGGCTGCTAATCCTTACTGGACGGAATATAACCGTTATCGAGGGTTATATCGGGTACCCGGAGGCGAATCTTTGGCTGAGGTACAGTTGCGTATGGCGCAAGGGTTGGAAAGGTTACGTGGGGAATACCCAGAGGGCTCGGTGGTTTTAATCAGTCACAGCGATCCTCTCAAGACCTTGTTTGCTTATCTTTTAGGAATCCCCCTGGACTTTATTACCCGCTTTGAAATTGATCCTGCCTCCATCAGTGCTGTGGAAATCGGCACCTCTACGCCGCGGGTGCTTTGTCTCAATCATAGGGACAACTTATCCTTTCTTAGGCATGGAGAGAAGTGA
- a CDS encoding beta-xylosidase — MIEAIKLWNEPNNLSHWDFEIDPKWRQFAAMVQQSSEAIRRLVPDLPIVLGGISPIDPNFIRLLRSYGTLEAVDAVAVHGFPLDWNHWKIDEWPAKIGEIEEVAQLPVWVAEVGVSTFGADEVQVFGLQRTLELLRNWSERVYWYSLLDLPPSWGATTRHKESEGSSYYRHFHMGLIRADGTPKPALQHFDPAFGICQWFHFGDNRLAFAVDWLRRLGIRRLRTGISWADWHRPGAVAWFDQQMEMLQDFDVTITLCFTPPSRGQRACHTSPPLDLGEFAEFATQVVTRYVLPERDHLAAGAIRHSSSK; from the coding sequence ATGATTGAAGCAATTAAACTGTGGAACGAGCCGAATAATCTTTCTCATTGGGACTTTGAAATAGATCCTAAGTGGCGGCAGTTTGCAGCCATGGTTCAACAGTCTTCTGAGGCTATCCGTAGATTAGTGCCGGATTTGCCTATCGTGCTTGGTGGGATTTCCCCCATTGATCCTAATTTTATTCGGCTGTTGCGCAGCTATGGCACCCTGGAGGCCGTCGATGCTGTGGCAGTGCATGGTTTTCCCCTGGACTGGAACCATTGGAAGATTGATGAATGGCCAGCCAAGATCGGGGAGATTGAAGAGGTGGCGCAGTTGCCTGTGTGGGTGGCCGAAGTCGGCGTATCCACCTTCGGAGCGGATGAAGTTCAGGTGTTTGGTCTGCAGCGAACTTTGGAGCTGTTGCGCAATTGGTCAGAGCGAGTCTACTGGTACAGCTTACTGGATCTTCCACCATCTTGGGGCGCAACGACCCGCCATAAGGAAAGCGAAGGCAGCTCCTATTACCGTCACTTTCACATGGGATTGATCCGGGCCGATGGAACACCTAAGCCGGCGCTGCAGCATTTTGATCCTGCCTTTGGCATCTGTCAGTGGTTCCATTTCGGTGATAATCGGTTAGCGTTCGCTGTCGATTGGTTGCGGCGTTTGGGGATTCGTCGTCTACGGACGGGTATCAGTTGGGCGGATTGGCACCGGCCGGGGGCGGTTGCTTGGTTCGATCAGCAAATGGAAATGTTGCAAGATTTCGATGTGACGATCACTTTGTGTTTTACTCCTCCTAGTCGCGGCCAGCGCGCTTGCCATACCAGCCCACCCCTTGATCTTGGCGAGTTTGCGGAGTTCGCCACCCAGGTGGTAACTCGCTACGTTTTGCCAGAGCGGGATCACCTGGCGGCTGGAGCTATCCGTCACAGCAGTAGCAAGTAA